The Platichthys flesus chromosome 5, fPlaFle2.1, whole genome shotgun sequence genome contains the following window.
ATAAAAATCTTTTAATAAATCTTTAAGACACGATAACTCAGCGATGATCCGTGCCAAATTTGGAGTTCGCTGAAAAAAGCCACTGAGGAAAACGGTATGTCGTGCATGGGAGGATTCCCCCAGTGAGAAATTTAAAACGCCATAAAATGTCCCATTTTCCTCAGAGACAAAAACAGCCCCAAATAAGGGCATAAGGTTCTGCCTATGGGACGACTCTGTGTCTCCTTGTCATTCCTCAACTCTTTCTCTTACTGCCCATTACTCAGCCTTTCAATCTGCCCAGATTGTAATTCCCCTTTGCTATTAGGTCTCTCATCAAAGAGCTCCATTCAGAAGGCGGGAACAAAGGGGATGGAGGTGACCACTCCGGGCTTCAGTCACTCCATGGCACAGGGACCGGCCCCCTCCAAAATGGTTGACAGGGCCTCTTGAGCTCGTGACAAAAGTGCTTTTGACAAGGGGTGAACTGTGTTAGATATAAAAAGATGTAGCGGGTAGCAAACTTATTCATCGAGAGGTGAAAGGCGGCAGTCGAGGAATGACCCAGAGGAGGATGGTGGTATTTAAAATGCCAGATGAGCCGAGGCAGACCAAATGAGAGAGAATCCTTTTCCAATGAATGATGATAAAGAAAGAGATTGCTTTGAGAATGGTGAGAAATGGTGGCTTTATGACCATGAGCCAGCAGTATGACAAAAGCAGCTGAGTGTAGAGCATGTAGATGCATTAGTGAACACTGAGTGGAGTGAAACAAGTTAAGAGCAGGAACAGACGTCAGCACACTTTAAACCCACAGAATATTTACAGACCAAGTCGCAgctacacatgcacacacacacacacacacacacccagcccTACACACCTACTATCCTCTCACCTTTGCGATCAGGTTTGAGATTTCGGTCCACAGGTGGGGGCTGGCACTCGCTGAGTATCGGCCTGCGAGGGGGGGTCTTGGGACTCAAGCGGAATCCCATGTGTGCGGGCGGGGGCACCTGCTTTCCCAGAGAGGAGAACTCCATGGTGCTGGGAGTCATGGGCACATAGTTGGGTTCGTGCGTTGGCTCTGACAAACTGCCCGAGTGATGATGTGACGGCGAGTTGGCACTCATGGGTACGTAGTTCTGGTCGACCTCTTCTGTGGACTGGCTGCCCACTGGCATCAttcctttgtttttctgagGGGGACAAAGCAAAAACACGCGATCATGAACAAATTAAGACAGAGCTTTCAAATTTCAAAGGCTGTATTGTAGTGTGACTGGGCCAAAACAGAGACAGTTTAAAAACAAGCTCAAAACGTAAACTCGTAACTGAAACAATCATCAGAGTAGCTGACTGAACTCTGGTTTTAAGTTTTCTTTAGTCTTTGTCGATATcaagcagcaggaaaaaaagtataaaaacttCAGTATTCAGTAAATTTCCATATTAAACAGAATCTGGTCCATCATTCTGGAATTTTCTACTATCAACAATGAATTGACTGAGCAAGGAGAGAAAAAATGCAGCCTTAGAAATGAAAATAGGGTCTTGCCTAAAAAGGCATTGCCGTGCATGACACAGGAAAGGTTCCCCCTTTAAGGTGACCTTGTTAGAAGCAGAGCACAGATCAACAGTATTAGGATCACTTACGAAGTAGCTGTTGAAACTTTCATTGAAATCAAACGAGCAGGTTTTTTCGGAAGGGAATGATCGAGGAATGTCGTAGCAGTCCTGGGATCCAAAATCTGCAAAGAAACACATCATATTACCACGTATGCACATTGTTGCAATATACTGGGAGATAATGGGAAAAACAGTGCTAATGatagttttcattatttcatcatATGTTGTATTTTAAGTGGCACAGAGCGAAGGGCTCTAATGTCAGGTACATTACAGTGTTTTTGGAACTCTCATTATACACTGATGCAGTCACTAATGCATTTCACTTACAGCCTCAAGAACCACAACAGAGCTGGAAAGAGCGTGTGTACGGCAAATGCAAGTGTCGGCTGAGGAGGACTGAGTGGGTGAGACCATGACGGGGAATAATTGCTAAGATGTCCTcttccaaacaacaacaaatccacaCAAATATGTCTCAAAGGATCAGATGAAACGAAGTGAACCTACGCTTCACAGTGAATTTTCATCTTGGTTCCTCTAACACCTCTGGACAACCTGGTCATCAACATGCAGAGTGGAGATCAGTCCTTCCACCCAGTCTCATGTTCAGAGGGATATTCACGGCAGCCTTAACCCCATTCAGCGTGAAATCATACGACTCAGCCTCAGGCCGACCTTAGATATTCACTGTGTGTGCAATGGTTGCTAGTTTAAGAGCTTTTATAAGTGTTGAGCACAGTTTAGAGTTTCACTAGAGACTCGCAATCATTTTGCCACTAATTTTTCTGTAATGACATTTGTCACCACAAGAGGGACAGCTAATGGGGGAACATACTATTTTATGTATGTATTATGcattgattttaagatttgtGCTATTTAGGGTTAACTTCATTACTCTCTAATTTTAAACAACTGCTGTGATATAATTAATCCATCTTCAATCTAGATCTTCTCAAGTTTGGATATGACCGATATTCAAACTCCTGTCCTGCGCCCCTTTAACACAGCCTGCCCTTTAACACAGCCTGGTCAGGGTGGGAATGTTGTACATCTCATAATTCTGtaataaaagtacaaaaacagAATGGAGGCACATTGTTCCACATTAAGCTGACGGTGGAGAAGGTCACAGAACCAGAACATCTGCATAAACAAGCCGGCTTAGAGGGAGACAACTGATGTTGTTGTGTCATACATTATGCCCCTGATTCAAGAACATGGCTTGTTGGGCATGTgttctaaaaagaaaaaacaaaaaatgccagTTTGTATGGTTCCGTGTGAAAAAGCAAATGTGGCATCGCAAGCCTCCTTCTTAAGaagaattaaaagaaaataaaacatagtgGAGGTGATGATGCTGGAGAGATATAACTGTTATTCAATATCGACTTGTGAACATGTCTCACAACAATAAAAGTACTACTGATACACCAGCTGCTGCTACTAAAGCTATCTGTGGCAAGTGACGACTTATGAAGATAACCCATCTTGCTtgcttttaaatgttaaatctgagTATTGTGTACTTAGGACCAGAAGTGCTGCACAAACCATCGTCAAGTTCCTTTATCATCGAGACCCTGAAGGCACCTGCTAAAAACTGTTAAGATCTGATAAGCTTTTGACAATTTGAATAGATTGTGAACAAGACAGAAACCAGGATTGCGGCTGGAAGAAAACATGCCAAGAGCTCCGGTGATCTCCTATCATCCatcaaaagaaagtgaaaatggtGAACGCCAACTAGTCAGCTGTGCAAAAGCCTAATACGTCAGTTTATAGTGTTGAAGAAAAATATCCCTTCACAAATTAGGTCAAGACTTAACTGAGGAAAGCGGCTGTGTGATTGTACGATTGTTATATTGGAGGATAATCAagcatattttctgttttccagaGCAAATTAAATTTATACTCCCAAAAAAACCCTCTTCCGACACCAACCTTTGCGAAGGCGTGAACTGTCCACGGTGCCAATAGTGTTGCTGCGTAAGGTCTTATTCCCAGCGCTAGTAGGCACACAGTAGTTCCCATCAGTCTCTGAGGCTGAGCGGGGCACACAGTAGGTGTCCGTGGGTGAGCGCTCAGCAGGGGGTGGTGGGGGTCCAGAGATGGAACTGAGCGAAGGCTTGGGTGGTCTTGGAGGGGGGACTACATCTCCCCCGCCCTCTGAGCCTCCAACACTTGTTGACGATGACAAAGTGCGGGGCACCTGGTAGGTACAGTTTGCACCAGGTGTGGGTGGAATATCATAACTAATGGAAAGGTTCCGCAACTGCGACTCCATTGAGGGCTTCCTCGAAGGTGTGTTGAAGACGTAAAGCTCAGAGGCATCCCCGCCGTCCGGGTGGGCTGGAGGCGAGGAGGCTGACTTGGGGAGCAGAACGGTGTCTTGCGAGTAGCTGCGAGGGAGGTGGTAAAGGCCGGCGTCGGTCGTGAGCGAGGCACCACGTGATGGGGGAGAGTCATAGATGGGAGAGGTGGAGGCGGGGGCCGGGTGCTGGGGAAAGAAGCCGTTGTGCGAGGTGTGTTTagatgaggagctggaggacgtgGGGGTGCGGTGCAAGGGGAGGTTGTCATTCAGGTCTGTCTCTGACGAGGTAGACTTGGAACACTCAGCATGGGCtctgaaagaaaacataaagaCCAGAGAATCAAATATCCACAAGAAACATGATGATTTAGGCTAAATCTATTCAACagcatttcaaagtaaaaccataTCTGTCCGTTTTAGCTCTGTATCAGTTTGAATCCCTGTTCATACTAACTCGCCTGTAAACGCTTATCATGTGACCAGTCACAAACTGGGCGTGCacatgtgtttgtcagtgtacGCGGGAAATGTCCAAACTATTAGCTTGTCTCCTACGCATGCAAGgagtaaaatgcagaatttaacacCACAACAACTGTAAGCAAAGACGACAGGGTCAGCAACACTTGTGATTAATTATCCATgttgcagtttgttttcttccaggaaAGGGTTATGTGATAAGAACCTGACAGATAAGCAAAGGCTACATTTTGACCGAAATTACCACCCAGTCACCCAGTGGCTGCCAGGTCAACGTCATACATCTCTGTTTCAGACTAATACAGAGCGCCAGGAGTAGTGTGGATGCCAGGAGCATCCGAAGCAGAGTTAATGCACTTTACAATGAAGACGTAGAGAAGTTCAGTTATTCAAACAGTCATGGTCAAACTTTACGGCTCTGTTTGCAAGCCATCATTAACCGTCTAAAGGGACGTTCAGACAGTTCTTATCACTGATCTTTGGCATTTCTTCAAAAACAAGCCACCCTCTTTTGGGTAAAGTGGACGAGTCATCGGCGGTTAGGTCATTTCTGGACATGCAGGCAGTGGCAGAATCAATACAATGATACTGTAAGTAATGTAAAAGCTAGTCAGTTTTGATATGGAAAGTAGCAGCTAAAGATTGAAACCCCTCTCATCAAATGATCACTAATAATCGTCTGCTAAATCCATGTAAGTCAATAGTAAAGCGTATGAAGTGttctttttatataaacacatgtaGCACAGCACACAAGCAGGCAGTTCCAGCTGGACGACTGGCCACTCACAGACTAGCCTGTGGAGGAAGAGTCTTGCTCTCACAATCCTCCAGGAGCAAATACTCCTGGTCTCCCTCCAATGGAGAGTGAAGCAgcactgagctacacacaccacacagcagAGACAAGGACAAGAGTGGCAGtacagatgaaacacacaacgaGAACAAACGGGCTGAAAAAATGTACAGACAGAAGCTTATATCACAGAAGAGCATTGCAGCAAAATGAATGTGGAGAGTTATCCATATAATTATGTAGAGctataaacagaaacaaagactcaCCTGTTGGGTTCGGGCTTTTTACTCTCACAGTTGACGAGCCACAGATAATCCTGAGGCTCCTCAGAACTGGACTGAGAGTCCAGGTGTCGCACACTGACCGGCTGGTAAGGAGGCGGCACGCTGGTCAGTATTCCGGAACCCAGTACTGGATGTGGGGGCGTGTCCACTACCAGGCCTCCGATGGCTGACTGGTGAGCAGCTTTGGCAGCTTcttgagaaaagaaacaagaaggCACAGGATTAGCTCACACTCAATTGACTGTTtagtgttttcttcttctgaataTCAGGAATGGGAGTGTGTAGTGcgatttggcaaaaaaaaatgattgaagTCATAAATTATAGTGCATTAACTGAATTGATCATAAATAATGAGACATTATTATAATCTGTCAGACTGCGCTCAGCACACATTAGTGAGTGACTGATCAGGATTAGACACACTCCACACTCTGTGTTGTTGTAATAAATCAGGGCAACACAAAGCCAGAGGACTAATTTCACTGGAACCTACCTTTTAATTCTATTATTCCAATGTGTGGTTACATATGACTCCTGAACCCTAAATTCAAACAAGTAAGGTTCTTCTACTTCTATTTACCCAAGGCCACAGGGAGAGTGCGGCTGATATTAAAGAGggaaagtaaacaaaacaaaaaaacaagcaaacaaaatggTGAAAACACTGTGAGAGTAAACCCAGACCCAAGCTGTTTCCTAGCAACCCAATGTCTGCAGTCAGTGGCAGCCGTTCTGATTGACACTACATCAACTCTACATCTCTGTAATGTCCAAAATTGGGTCGCTGGTGTGTGTAGTTACACACTGATGAAGCAGCTACTTGACAGATCTCCGATTTCTCTCTGGAACAGCTCCCCGTATtctgtttatttaattcaaCCCCTCAATCACAGCAGTGAGTCTGCAGCGATAACACAGGGTTTCCCATTTCAGCTGATCCATGAAGCCACAACAACCTCTAACCTCACCGCGGCAGATTTcctgagagaaataaaaacccttttaacagtcTGGCTTGAGGCGAAGGTTCTGATGTATGGGTGACAATATTCCCTAAACAACACATTCACCTGGCAAACTCtgagattacacaaaaacaacatcatgatgaagtattttcatcattttttgcaCTCAAAACTTCTATTAGTTAACAGTCTGAATACTGCGTTTGCCTTTCGAAACCCACACACTCTTTCTCAGACAGCATTTCCTCAAGGTCTCTGCTTTGTCACACCAGATATCAGAGTCCTTTCCAAacccttctgctgctgctgcttgggCCAACTGTTGCACTGCAGTCAGAGCAAAGATGCGTAAGCCGAGTGAAATATCTTTCTCccttttcacagttttcctcccACTCTTTAACTGTTGTGCTTTTATCCAGCACAAGGTCCCgtatttctctgtctcttcatgcGTCAtttgctcctctctcctgttaTCGTCTTCCCTTTTCCCTCCATTTCTTGGTTATAAGGTTAAAAGCTGATTCATACAGGAAAAAGGGGAAATCCCCTCTGCTGATACGCACATTTATATATACCTCCTACACTCTCTCTGAGCCTTCGAATCCAAGCCCACCTAATGTTCTTTCCTCTACTATCTGCAGTGTAGCGTGGCCACTTACACTTCTCTGCATGTGAGACCCAGCTCCCACtcttctgttgtgtgtgaggGAAAGCCAAGGACATTCTTTTGTTAGAGGAGCTGCGAGGAAGCCTATCTGCAGAGATGTTTGTCTTTAGACGTAGTTTCTCCTTGAATAATCATATTCTGTAGCAGAAGTGCCACGAGTGTTACTATCAGAGTTGCCCTGCAACACGAGCTGCGTTTGTGAGGCGGAGGCATTGTCACAATACCGTGAGAGAACGACCTTCAAGCTGACTAATTGGTGTCTCGTTTGCCAGGTTTAAGAAGTACATTCTTCACCTAAAATAATATCGTGTTGTGATATGCCAGACGGTGAATTAGTCCAACCTCTAAGCCAATTGTTGTCACACTAAAATGCTTACACATTTAGATgacaagagggagaaagaggaccAGAACTGAGATGTAAATGGTGCAGCTAACATTGAGGCTCAAAGACGGAGAGGGAGACGAGAGACGAGAGGGAaagaatggaggagagaggcagtgaGGCCTGCAGGCACACAGTTCTTTGATTATCCAGCACTAGGAACTGGAGTAACATGAGCTTAGACACAACACATGGATCAACACATGGACTATTACATTAGACCTTGGCTGAGAAATATGCTGAATAGTGGCCTTCTGGCACATTATGCTGCTTCATCTAACTCTTtcaaagagaaggaaagaagataTTTGAGAGGCACAACAGTCAAAAGGGAGACCAGTCAGATGTACAGTGGTGAGCCAGCGAGCTGATATTGTTTTAGTTTCATCCTAACTAATTATCTGATCACTGCTGATGATGAGAATCGGGCGATTAAAAATTACTAAATTATTTCTGCCCTTCTGTGAATTAAGTTTGGCATTTGAAACACTACACAAAGCTGTCACAATGGctagatgcaaaaaaaaaataataaaaaaacattcaacacTGATGAGCGAATGACTTTCGAACTCCGATTCTTACCGTCATCGGTCGGGTTAAAACCACAAATGTCGCAGATGCAGCAAACCCACTTATTCATCTCGTCTTCGGTGTCAGCCACCAGGTAGAAGACACGGTCGATGGTCTTGATGTCGAATATGAAGCTATGCTCCAAGTCCTTCTTTTTGAACGAcagcccagcatccacctgagGGGATCAACCGATAGGGGTTAGCTTCTATTTACCGCCAGACAATGAAAGCTCCTACGAAAGCTACATCTCAAAAACTTAGTAGCATGCAATCTTTGACGACCTGCATCTACTGGCTTTCTTAAGAGTTATTAATTGTATATGTGGAGCTGGGCCCTTCACTTTGGAGCCTGGTTGCACACACATACCTGCTCGCACAAGTTGAGATCAATCACGCGGATGGGCTTCTTGGCATGGTCATTCTTGTAGTACTCCAACACGTCTGGGTCGCCTGTCAGACGGCCACTGCGAAGTACAAACCACCGCTTCTTCCATGCCTGCAGGGAGAGCACAGAAATGGGGGCAAAGGTCACATGGGTGTTCTCACAATGACTGCTCCATTCCCAACTGACCACAGGCTGGCCaaatgctttatttttctaGTTTAGCCGATGTGTCCTAGCGTagctggtttctgtgtgtgtgcattcccCACCAGCTGCAGTGCCCGCGCTGAAGAATAATGGGGGCCAGAGGGGAAAGGCCTGCAGCCAGAAATATGTGCCTGGGATAACCAGAACAAAAGCCACATAGTTTGGTTTAGCACCCAGAATGGAGTGAATAACAAAATCTATAAGGAGAAACGGGCCATTAGGTCATTTCTGTTAAATGGGATTTGTTGCCAGTGAGAATAAGACATGGCTGTTTAAAGTCAGGCATAGCAGACAGATAAAAGCGACATAAGCATACAAAATGTATGACTTCCACTCAGTGTACATAAATAAAGGACAGTTTAGTAATAAAATCCTTAAGTGACAGTGCATTAAAAGTATTAAAGAGAAAGACGAGACCACTCAATGCTCTTCTTATCTGGGATAATTGAATAAATCAGTAATGGATTACTGAGAGCACACTAACGAAACGTCACTAGCGCCGCCCTGTGTCACTGTTTACTTAAAAAATACTGCTTCAAAACCTGTTTACATATCATGCATGGTTGTCACATGGAGTTGCTGTTTCAACGATAAAAGGTCAGTGAGCGGGGAGAggccttcaaaataaatacagaacaaGAACAACACTGACACTGTACCCCTgcttgttttattatgtttgtaACTTTATTTTAGAGAACTTATCTAACactgacttattcaaacacgGCTTAAGGAGGCCGGAGAGATCTGATTTCCCTCAATATATAAGCTCTCCACAAAATAAGAGCACGACTTGTCTGAGTGATCACAAGATGTTGTGGTGAGATAAGGATATTTCCAAAAGTgtttcacttcctcctgttgccCAAGAAAGGGTATATGTGTCAGGACACTTTGTACAAGTTTCGACAACCAAAGAGCGTCTCACTAAAAAACACGAACAGCAAAATAAGAAGATCGGCCGAAGAGCAGAAACTTTCCAAGTGCTGTTTGAAATGATAGATGAGACCCAGTGAACAAACAACCGCTTCAGAGATCAGATAGATCGGGCAGCATACCAACAGAGTGAGAGGAATGCAAACTAAagctctgctgttgttgttttgggaaTAGGGTTTGAACGTATTAACAATGCTGTGGGCCTGgagattcttcttctcttttttttatcccctAGCTGTTTTTCAATCCACAGGGTGTCCTTTGTTAGTGGGCCAGGTCCCGGGCCGAGACAGCGTGAAGAGCATCAGACCTTTTCCTCCGAAAACAGGATGAAGAAACAAGCAGCCCAGTAAGGCCCTGGATTTtagactgcacacacacaggcatacatGCAAAAACAACTACAAGGACAAAAGCACCAAAGAATTTGATAACACACAGAGTTTCCTACAAAAAGGATCAAAACATCAGTCACACCTTCGaactatgcacacacacatgcagcacatgtTTCACACGGTGTGGCTCTAAAGGCCTGTATTATATAATCACTCCCACATGAGGCCAAATGAGCTGCTTAAATACCAAATTTAACCGTAAAGGCTGAAGTGAATGAGCAGAGACAACACTGATGTATCTGTGCAGGCTGGATAAAGACAGTGggtgtggagaggagaggggacctctctctctatctctctctctctctggcacaTGACAAAGCAATCCTGGGTCAAGTTACCCTGTGGGGAACAGAAGGACCAAGAGCTTGGGTTACAGCAGGGCCAGGCCCGCCCAGGGTGAGTGTTGAcaactgtgtgttgtgtacacTCAAGACAGAGGAAAATGAGACCTGTTTAACAGAATGGCTCAATAGTCATGGAGTTGAGCTCCTTTGGAAATTCAGACGACAACAGGTCACTTAcagttaaaagaaaataagtaaCGCAACGTGTGAATGTCCAAAAAGAGAACCACAAAATGCTGATCGTGGCCAATGaatgtaatgttgtgtttttgttgagttTCATCAAGTCATCATGACCGAGCAGACCAAGGCAATATATGCAGtaatcacaaacacatgtgGCTGTGAGCAGTGTCTGCTAAATCAAAAATTTAACAGCACTTCACAAAACTGATGACCCGACACCGCTGTATGAATACTGTTTGAAAACACTGTATAATAATCACATTAATAATGCAAACATCATGTATTATGCCTCcaagaaacaataaatatagcaaatagacaaaagacaaaataactATGGATGTCGTGTATAAAAGATGCAAATTTACTTGCAACCTAAAAGATGTAAAAGAATACCACAGAAGGTTCGAGAAGTAAACATATCTCTCACTTCATTTAACAATCACAAGAGAATTTGTTTTCCTGTGCAGGATCCAACTAGTCAATGAAAGGATCCAGACTATGCCATTATAAGTagtaaattattaatttaatgaatTTTGTTAAAATGTCAAGAGTAAAGGTGTTTGTTTATGCTGTATGCTAATATTATTGATATGACTTGACTTAACATGCATGGCCAAACATCTTGGTCACTGAAATACAAGCAGtccacaagcacacaaacaagcaaTGACCTTAGATCAGATAAGATGGTTGGTTCTGTTGGTTCTCAGCTTTCTGAATGCAATATCCAGCAGCAAAGTAGAGGGACTCTTAGattattattgaattattcTATACACATCAGAAAATGCACCTTAAAGGAGGGCACATTATGTGAACAGACAAGGTAtaccctatatatatatatatatatatatatttttttttttttttaacaaacttaATCTCTTTTTAATCAGTGGTTTGCGATTCCACAAGAGATTCTGCAACTGCTGCTACATTAGCATGGTAAGACTACTAGCTCACGGATGACAAGCTGTGCAGTAGCTGGAACATCTCTCCACCATCTGTGGgcagtcacattcacacagatttGCTCTGTTTTCTGCCACTGATTTGCTCCCAACAATCAGCACCAGACACGTGCATAAAAATAAGCAACTATATAGTAACAAGCAAATTAAAACACTGTTGAAATAAGTGATGACATCCTAACATCTAGGCGCCATCACAACTACGAATTTAGTCTCAACTACATTTATACACAAACAAGATACAAGGTAAGAGGGAGAAATCAGAACACAATTTGAGAACACATTTATATGCACTACAAACCCTGTTATAGTGACATCCAGCAGTA
Protein-coding sequences here:
- the gab1 gene encoding GRB2-associated-binding protein 1 isoform X1 produces the protein MSGGDVVYSGWLRKSPPEKKLRRYAWKKRWFVLRSGRLTGDPDVLEYYKNDHAKKPIRVIDLNLCEQVDAGLSFKKKDLEHSFIFDIKTIDRVFYLVADTEDEMNKWVCCICDICGFNPTDDEAAKAAHQSAIGGLVVDTPPHPVLGSGILTSVPPPYQPVSVRHLDSQSSSEEPQDYLWLVNCESKKPEPNSSVLLHSPLEGDQEYLLLEDCESKTLPPQASLAHAECSKSTSSETDLNDNLPLHRTPTSSSSSSKHTSHNGFFPQHPAPASTSPIYDSPPSRGASLTTDAGLYHLPRSYSQDTVLLPKSASSPPAHPDGGDASELYVFNTPSRKPSMESQLRNLSISYDIPPTPGANCTYQVPRTLSSSTSVGGSEGGGDVVPPPRPPKPSLSSISGPPPPPAERSPTDTYCVPRSASETDGNYCVPTSAGNKTLRSNTIGTVDSSRLRKDFGSQDCYDIPRSFPSEKTCSFDFNESFNSYFKNKGMMPVGSQSTEEVDQNYVPMSANSPSHHHSGSLSEPTHEPNYVPMTPSTMEFSSLGKQVPPPAHMGFRLSPKTPPRRPILSECQPPPVDRNLKPDRKGQSPKIIRAKGVGLERTDSQTVGEFPRGRRKGKPAPLEIIPLPEWEEPCTPIRSPVTRSFARDLSRFPMPARPPSVHSTASSTDSEECEENYVAMVPNMSTDEPNVKLVAPMTADGGSSPMVKPKGDKQVEYLDLDLDPGKSTPPRKMKSNGTGMAASDERVDYVVVDQQRTQALKSTREAWNDGRHLAETDTLSKGTK
- the gab1 gene encoding GRB2-associated-binding protein 1 isoform X5, translating into MSGGDVVYSGWLRKSPPEKKLRRYAWKKRWFVLRSGRLTGDPDVLEYYKNDHAKKPIRVIDLNLCEQVDAGLSFKKKDLEHSFIFDIKTIDRVFYLVADTEDEMNKWVCCICDICGFNPTDDAAKAAHQSAIGGLVVDTPPHPVLGSGILTSVPPPYQPVSVRHLDSQSSSEEPQDYLWLVNCESKKPEPNRAHAECSKSTSSETDLNDNLPLHRTPTSSSSSSKHTSHNGFFPQHPAPASTSPIYDSPPSRGASLTTDAGLYHLPRSYSQDTVLLPKSASSPPAHPDGGDASELYVFNTPSRKPSMESQLRNLSISYDIPPTPGANCTYQVPRTLSSSTSVGGSEGGGDVVPPPRPPKPSLSSISGPPPPPAERSPTDTYCVPRSASETDGNYCVPTSAGNKTLRSNTIGTVDSSRLRKDFGSQDCYDIPRSFPSEKTCSFDFNESFNSYFKNKGMMPVGSQSTEEVDQNYVPMSANSPSHHHSGSLSEPTHEPNYVPMTPSTMEFSSLGKQVPPPAHMGFRLSPKTPPRRPILSECQPPPVDRNLKPDRKGQSPKIIRAKGVGLERTDSQTVGEFPRGRRKGKPAPLEIIPLPEWEEPCTPIRSPVTRSFARDLSRFPMPARPPSVHSTASSTDSEECEENYVAMVPNMSTDEPNVKLVAPMTADGGSSPMVKPKGDKQVEYLDLDLDPGKSTPPRKMKSNGTGMAASDERVDYVVVDQQRTQALKSTREAWNDGRHLAETDTLSKGTK